A genomic window from Punica granatum isolate Tunisia-2019 chromosome 2, ASM765513v2, whole genome shotgun sequence includes:
- the LOC116194681 gene encoding S-adenosylmethionine mitochondrial carrier protein isoform X1, which produces MHSGMEKFLENHMYATHAVAAAASVTFGTAVTYPLDTVKTLIQVGSGPGKQLTPTRALETVRALSGTSGLYSGFCCLAVGRTLGLGARFGVYELLTAFCKDGREDNYVYVNEALMAGFVAGATESLVSSPFELIKLRAQVTSASHVPSSTPSAKAASPFIERLLRGYSPNKSVLNDYVSLLSTLNSKHPNMVGALQEYPWMMTGSGKPPSVCDVKRPLDIVSLEGWKALWRGFRSGVVRDSFFGGLFFSTWQFLHQAMLDWKAVGMDPPPRSNEEVGPLSPVAVSLAAGFSGVVAAAASHCFDTAKSRSQCTVIPKYVAMERRLLKWSRPGNRFERYTGIHPADRIILFHGIWPRMARSGISSFLIVGGYYLFIDQLVSG; this is translated from the exons GGATGGAGAAATTCTTGGAGAACCATATGTACGCAACTCATGCGGTTGCTGCCGCTGCTTCTGTAACTTTCGGCACGGCGGTTACCTACCCTCTCGACACTGTCAAGACCCTCATTCAG GTTGGCTCTGGTCCTGGTAAACAATTAACCCCAACTCGGGCCCTAGAAACTGTTCGTGCTTTATCAGGAACTTCAG GTCTATACAGCGGCTTTTGTTGCCTAGCAGTTGGGAGAACTTTAGGTCTCGGAGCTCGCTTTGGTGTTTATGAACTTCTGACAGCTTTCTGCAAAg ATGGTCGGGAAGACAATTATGTTTATGTGAATGAAGCTCTCATGGCTGGTTTTGTTGCTGGGGCAACAGAGTCACTTGTGAGTTCCCCATTCGAGCTCATCAAACTTCGTGCACAGGTGACATCTGCTTCTCATGTCCCGTCTTCTACACCCAGTGCAAAAGCTGCCTCACCTTTCATTGAGAGGCTATTACGAGGGTATTCTCCAAACAAGAGTGTCTTGAATGACTATGTCAGCCTTTTGTCCACTTTAAACTCCAAGCATCCTAATATGGTTGGGGCCTTGCAAGAGTACCCGTGGATGATGACTGGGTCGGGTAAGCCACCTTCTGTCTGCGATGTGAAGAGGCCATTGGACATTGTTTCCCTGGAAGGGTGGAAGGCTTTATGGAGAGGATTTCGATCTGGGGTAGTTCGAGATTCCTTCTTTGGTGGATTATTCTTTTCCACTTGGCAGTTTTTGCACCAGGCCATGCTTGATTGGAAAGCTGTTGGAATGGATCCTCCACCAAG GTCCAATGAAGAAGTTGGTCCCTTGTCCCCAGTAGCTGTTAGTCTTGCAGCTGGGTTTTCCGGTGtggttgctgctgctgcttcccATTGTTTTGACACAGCCAAATCTCGATCACAGTGTACAGTCATACCCAAG TATGTCGCCATGGAGAGACGGCTTCTCAAGTGGAGTAGACCTGGTAACAGGTTTGAGAGATACACAGGGATCCACCCTGCTGACAGGATTATCCTGTTCCATGGAATATGGCCACGGATGGCTCGGAGTGGTATATCTTCGTTCTTGATTGTGGGAGGTTATTACTTGTTTATTGATCAACTTGTCTCGGGCTGA
- the LOC116194681 gene encoding S-adenosylmethionine mitochondrial carrier protein isoform X2, producing MEKFLENHMYATHAVAAAASVTFGTAVTYPLDTVKTLIQVGSGPGKQLTPTRALETVRALSGTSGLYSGFCCLAVGRTLGLGARFGVYELLTAFCKDGREDNYVYVNEALMAGFVAGATESLVSSPFELIKLRAQVTSASHVPSSTPSAKAASPFIERLLRGYSPNKSVLNDYVSLLSTLNSKHPNMVGALQEYPWMMTGSGKPPSVCDVKRPLDIVSLEGWKALWRGFRSGVVRDSFFGGLFFSTWQFLHQAMLDWKAVGMDPPPRSNEEVGPLSPVAVSLAAGFSGVVAAAASHCFDTAKSRSQCTVIPKYVAMERRLLKWSRPGNRFERYTGIHPADRIILFHGIWPRMARSGISSFLIVGGYYLFIDQLVSG from the exons ATGGAGAAATTCTTGGAGAACCATATGTACGCAACTCATGCGGTTGCTGCCGCTGCTTCTGTAACTTTCGGCACGGCGGTTACCTACCCTCTCGACACTGTCAAGACCCTCATTCAG GTTGGCTCTGGTCCTGGTAAACAATTAACCCCAACTCGGGCCCTAGAAACTGTTCGTGCTTTATCAGGAACTTCAG GTCTATACAGCGGCTTTTGTTGCCTAGCAGTTGGGAGAACTTTAGGTCTCGGAGCTCGCTTTGGTGTTTATGAACTTCTGACAGCTTTCTGCAAAg ATGGTCGGGAAGACAATTATGTTTATGTGAATGAAGCTCTCATGGCTGGTTTTGTTGCTGGGGCAACAGAGTCACTTGTGAGTTCCCCATTCGAGCTCATCAAACTTCGTGCACAGGTGACATCTGCTTCTCATGTCCCGTCTTCTACACCCAGTGCAAAAGCTGCCTCACCTTTCATTGAGAGGCTATTACGAGGGTATTCTCCAAACAAGAGTGTCTTGAATGACTATGTCAGCCTTTTGTCCACTTTAAACTCCAAGCATCCTAATATGGTTGGGGCCTTGCAAGAGTACCCGTGGATGATGACTGGGTCGGGTAAGCCACCTTCTGTCTGCGATGTGAAGAGGCCATTGGACATTGTTTCCCTGGAAGGGTGGAAGGCTTTATGGAGAGGATTTCGATCTGGGGTAGTTCGAGATTCCTTCTTTGGTGGATTATTCTTTTCCACTTGGCAGTTTTTGCACCAGGCCATGCTTGATTGGAAAGCTGTTGGAATGGATCCTCCACCAAG GTCCAATGAAGAAGTTGGTCCCTTGTCCCCAGTAGCTGTTAGTCTTGCAGCTGGGTTTTCCGGTGtggttgctgctgctgcttcccATTGTTTTGACACAGCCAAATCTCGATCACAGTGTACAGTCATACCCAAG TATGTCGCCATGGAGAGACGGCTTCTCAAGTGGAGTAGACCTGGTAACAGGTTTGAGAGATACACAGGGATCCACCCTGCTGACAGGATTATCCTGTTCCATGGAATATGGCCACGGATGGCTCGGAGTGGTATATCTTCGTTCTTGATTGTGGGAGGTTATTACTTGTTTATTGATCAACTTGTCTCGGGCTGA